cttgataatctcataaaagcaaataaaaaaaaaacatattgaagcctaatttttaattaatccaatattaaaaaataaaattttaaaaaaaagtccttaatcaatacaaattaaaatgttaaatcCATATCACGAGACTATGATAAccacatagaaaataaataataagaaattatgaaacttaatttttaatcaatccaatgttaaaagaaaaaattaaagaaaaaaaaagactcgaGTCAACCtggattaacccatcaaacctttAACTCAAGTTATATGaccaagataacctcatagaaagtaaactaaaataaattatgaagcttgattttcaatcaaccaaaaatattgatgaaactaaaaaaaaatcaattataaaaaagaacccaaaaaaatcTTGAGTTAACTAGATTAATCCGCAAAACTTGTGATCAATATCATAAGATTGAGAAAACCTTAtcgaaagcaaatcaaaataaattatacaactCAATCCCCAATCtaacattaaaagataaaactaaaaaattaaaatttttatgagggtttacAATTtggtttaactattttttttaaattgtgattagtcttttatgatttttataatttcataatactaagggattattataatttatcttcaattctttttctttaattttagatGAATCCATTGTATTTACATGCTGTGTTTATATTAAGAACGAAATTCATATATACTTAATGACCACAATAAACctcaaagataaataaaaaaatgtataaactaaaaataatgatcaagGTAAAATATTTGAACATGCATGCATTTATCTTTTGATTCTTACTAGAATGATTTAACTTTCTGctttaaatctttaatttaaatctttaagtagcattcataatatttttttatgatttattagtttatatattttttaatatattttattaagcataaatataatattttcattaatcagtgaataaatttcatgatattaaaaaatacccaACACCTTCTTCTAATGtgttagaaattaaataatattcctatattatatataatgtcttgagaataaaagaaaaaaaaaaagagagatgaatACAGTGATGAAACATGTGCAATACttattttttcccctaaaaaaacaattggttatttattttccttttcaaacaGTACCTTGCGTTCCAAATCAGCTAGCCCGAACTACACCTGAGCTccctgtatataaaaaaaatcccaactcAAAACATAGGACATGGCATATTGATTTATGCGCTCAGTTTGTGTTTCAATAGCAAAAACGTGCTGCCTTTTTTGACGCTTTGAGGCCGCAATAAAGATCTGGGTTTTATTGAGCGGTAGTAAAGTTCTTGACTTGATCCATTTTCAGCTCGATAGGTgagttttttggattttttttgttgatttgctcaactagttttttttttctctcatttatgttgatttttagCTTTTTGTTGACCATTCAATATTGGCTGAGTTCTGGGCTTGGTTTGTGGGAttcaatttttgtgtttttagctATTGAGAGAGtgctttttttatgttcttctgAGTATTATAACTAGTTAGGAACTGAAAAGTTAGTTTCTTTAATGGATTCGGTTTTAacgattagattttttttcctggaagaGTCTGTTATTGTTAAATTGAAGACTTTAAAGCAGGCTGGTCTTGCCTGTTACGAAGATTCAAATTAGTGGGAATTTTGAATGGCAAATAATGCATGCATTATATGTTTAGCATGAAACTCAAAGGAATTGACGGGGCGCGGAAGCGGTGGAGCATGTGGTTTAATACGATACAATTCACATGCTCATTCAGTCACTGGAAAAAATGTGCAAAGTTACTTTGAAATTTAAGCCATTTCTATGGAAAAGAAGTTTGCATGCTTCTGGCAGCGCTTTGATGCTGTAACTGAAACCCTGAAAATCTCTGTTGTTGATGATCTTAGGTGTTTCAATGCCTTTGTTGATTATTGTTTGgttgtttttctgttttggaTATTGGTGTTTATAGTAGAAATGGAAGATTTGTATATATTTACATTACCTGGTGAGAGCATGTGTTATTATGTTGTCTTCAAGATTTTTGCTTGTGCTGTTTTGTTAAAAGGATAACGTTATTTCTTCTGTCATCTTGTTGTATCTTACTTTAATTCATAAGATTGAAATGAGATGCTGGGGTTTGTGAACATAGTGTTCCAAGTAGTTGTTGGATAGGGAGAGGTTTCACTGAGATTCGAACACCTTGCAGATGCCATATCGTTTTGAAATGTTATTTCCAGAAATCTCTTATTGAAGTAATCATTATGCTTCTGAACATGGAGCTGTACAGAAATTGTGAAACATTTTCAATATATCATCTATTCATATTTCCAAAGAtttcagtttctttttcttaccTTCTCAATAATTCCATGACAGTAAGCCCTTGCCTTTAACCTCAGGGAACCTGACACTATAAGCTGTTGCAGGAGACTGGTGCCCTTTGATTTTCAACCTCAGTGCCAATGTGGCAACCTAATTTGTAAGGACAGACAACCAAAGCTGTTTAGCAACCATGGGAGATGGCAATAATagaagcagcagcaacaatgaGAAGCCAGAGTGGCTGCAACAGTACAATCTTATTGGCAAGATTGGTGAAGGAACTTATGGTCTTGTGTTCCTTGCAAAAACCAAGTCTCCTGCAAATCGTGGAAAGTCCATTGCCATCAAGAAATTCAAGCAGTCCAAGGATGGTGATGGTGTCTCTCCCACTGCCATCCGTGAAATCATGCTGCTCAGGGAAATTACTCATGAGAATGTTGTGAAGCTTGTGAATGTGCACATTAATCATACTGATATGTCACTGTATCTGGCTTTTGATTATGCTGAACATGACCTTTATGAAATCATCAGGCATCACAGAGACAAGGGTAACAATTTGATCAACCAATACACTGTTAAATCATTGCTCTGGCAGTTACTCAATGGACTGAACTATCTGCACAGTAACTGGATCATACATAGAGATCTAAAGCCATCAAATATCTTAGTTATGGGTGAGGGAGAGGAACATGGGGTTGTCAAAATTGCTGATTTTGGACTTGCAAGGATATATCAAGCTCCCTTGAAGACATTGTTTGATAATGGTGTTGTGGTAACCATTTGGTATCGTGCACCTGAGTTGCTTCTTGGGGCTAAGCACTACACAAGTGCTATTGACATGTGGGCTGTTGGATGCATTTTTGCTGAACTTCTGACTTTGAAGCCACTTTTTCAAGGGGCAGAAGCCAAATCAACATCAAATCCTTTCCAGCTTGATCAACTTGACAAGATATTTAAGGTCCTAGGCCATCCTACACTGGAAAAATGGCCAACACTTGCAAGCCTTCCACATTGGCAGAATGATGTGCACCGTATCCAAGAGCACAAGTATGAGAATACTGGCCTACATAGTGTTGTACCTCTCTCTCCAAAAGGTGCTCCATTTGACCTTCTTTCTAAGATGCTAGAATATGATCCTCAAAAGCGTATAACTGCTGCACAAGCTCTAGAGCACGATTATTTTCGAAGCGAACCTCTCCCTGGACGGAATGCCCTGGTACCCTCTCAACCTGGAGAGAAAGTCATCAATTATCCTACACGTCCAGTAGATACAAATACAGATTTTGAAGGAACGACTAGCCTTCAACCTCCACAGCCAGTATCATCTGGAAATACAGTTTCTGGAGGCATACCAGGTGCTCATGGAGTTAACAACAGATCTGCACCACGACCAATGCCTGTGGGCCTGCAGAGAATGCAAGCTCAGGGCATGGCGGCTTATAATCTCGCATCTCAGGCAGGGATGGGTGGTGGAATGAATCCTGGTAACATCCCTATGCCACGCGGTGTTGCCCAGCCCCATCAGCAGCATCAATTGAGAAGGAAAGACCCTCCAGGAACGGGGACTGGATACCCTCCCCAACAAAAATCAAGACGCTAATTAGCAAATGGCATCTAGACAGACTAacaattaacctttttttttttttttttttacatctatGGAGCCCTACCTTGTCGCTGTTGATGAATGATCCTGTTGAGTGCATCCAAGACCACATCGAATTCAAGAAGGTTTTCCACTTGTCATGTATGGGACAATTATTGTAGGCTTTTTTCCCGTCGTCTTTGCTTGAGGCAAGTAATAGCTTCATTGCATTTCTCTTCGGGAGATTCTGAGTTTACACGTCCAAGTTGCAAGATAATCTTGAGAGGGGCATGTTCTAAAGGAGAAAGCAGTAGTTGTATTGTAGCGATTGTATTGTGTTACTTTTAAAGCAGAACACAGAAGTGTAGCATTGTTCAGTTCAAGACTACTAGCATCTCAGTCTTAAATGTGAATGTATTTCCACACGCGGTACAAGGGAGGTGATTCCCCTAGTTGATATTGAGATCTTACCAAAGTCAATTTCTGAAAGCTTTTACTATATTTGCTATTTGTTCAAGAATACTTCTTGTTGATACACATGAAGTTATATGCATTCCGTTTCTAAAATATGACATATCCATGTAACCCCTTGtgggtttgatttgatttggtcATCTTCCTCGTGATTGACTTCTATTATCTTTTTCCACGTCTCCCCTGTTATGTTGATCTGCTTATTTTGCTTGCCACTTGACCAAAAATAAACGAAGTCTGTCTCTTCACGAATATGAAGAGAAACAGAGAGCCTGGGAAGGATTCTTCGAGCACAAAATTACTCCTCTGCAGATAGTTTAGGCCATTAAAGACTTAGATTATGTCCTTTCCAGCCCATAAGCAGCTCATCTCACTTACTTTCAGTGCGAGTAAATGATATCTGTCAATGCCATGGCTAATCTTCGGCCATCCTGAGAACCATGAGGCTTTCAGGCAATGTTACTAAAAGCTCTATCCAATTACAATGAAAGCACAATATAATCCCGTGAATTTGCCATCAAAATATGTTGACCCTCTAAAAGTACTAGAACGAGGTTATTGGAATATATTTTAGATGTTATATAATACTATCACTTTCTTTAATTGTTGAGCAGCTTTCTAGAGGATTCTTCATATTCTATTAATTAGTTTAGATGGGGAGCCTAACTAGCCTAGACCATTTAGCCAGCTTTtagctaaattatttttataatggtgTGTATACCATGTTGCTTGTTGACCCTCGAGTATCGGAATACAGATGACATCAAATACTTCCTGTAATTATCAATAggttttcaacatattttattGCTTGTGAgtcagattaattatttttttttatgtaaaaaaagatacaaatatTGTTAATGTACTTTTTagtagagaaaaaataaattaaactatataaaaattaacttaataaacCTCGTTGACTTGGTAggtttaaagaaatatatacaatcaataaaaatataatttaactaaaaaaatcaagacgatatcaatttttaaatattaaaataataatatattagatcgaCTTGGATCAATtcgggttaacctgttaaatctgCTATCTAAATCATGAGACcttgataaccctataaaaaaaatattaaaccaaaTTCACAATTAACCAAAtgttaaatcataaaattaaaaataagattcaactaaaaaaataaactaatttaatctggattaacttgttaaacctaAATCATGAGACCGGGATAACCAAAcagatcaaaacaaattataaagctcaattctcaaacaGCTCAAtgtaaaaagatgaaatattaaaaaaaaaaaaaaccacctgaGTCGGCCGATCAAACCCGTAACTCAGGTCATGAAACCAGAAAAAccttataaaaacacaaatcaaaacgaattatgaagcataattatcaatcaatctaatattaaatgataaaattaaaaggtaatcaactaaaaaaacaaaaaaaaaaactcaagtcaactgATATAACTTGTGACTCGattcataaaattgtgataaccccatagaaagaaaaaaaaaaataaaactcaattttcaatcagcataatgttaaaagattaaattgaaaaaaaataaaggacaaaaaaattatttgagtcaacttggattaatttgtcaaacttgAGTCAAGAGACTaagataactccataaaaaaaaaattaaaaaaatataaaatctaattctcaatcaactcaatgttaaaatgatgaagctaaaaaaaaattattcaattaaaaaaaaactcgagtcaacttaATTAACCCGCAAAACTTGCAATCAAGATCATGAAACCacaataactttatagaaagcaaatcaaaataaattgtattaaaatcaactaaaaaacacactaaaataatcattttaacctcccaataacattttaatattaaaaataatttttaaattcaaatcatattaagaaaatgagttttttttatatattttatttgaaaattctcAATTCTTGaaatagttaaattaataatgattaaatttaaaattattatggatGAATTTGCTAACTTGTGGCAACGTGTCTAACCTTTTATAGtggtattttttgatatcattagATTTATCTTAGTAGAGGAGCAATCTTCTAAGATAACAGGGCGTCGGAGACAAATTCAGctacaataacttttttttttttttttcctctctttcttcttctcaatTTCTAGGTCAACTTAATAAATTGTCTAGTAGAATGCATGTAACGCAAGGGCTCGGGCTCAACTTTCAGCCAGTTATgaagtaaaaaatttagatttcgaataataaaattaactcgtttgaaaggataaaaaaaaaagacctttcAAGGAGATATGGAACACAAAATCCACCGCCCTTCGCTCGCCAAGGAATTTAGATTCCATCTCGTGGATAGATTCCTTGGGCGGTGGTCATcattctttcaaaaattaaagcatCTTGTTGACAACAATCGATAATGGTGCTTTTtgagaagagaaataaaatcATGAGTGGGGAAACTGCAAAGTTTTGTGGACGtgtatttgatatatattgtacaacaaaatattaattacatatGTTTAAGAAGAGAATTatcattttatcttaaatttatgGGAGATTTTCCCTTCCTTTAATCCAAAATGAGACCACAAACAAAAGACTTTTCGAAAGGGAAAAGGGATTATCTCctgttttatacttttttttttttttttttttttgcattggtGCTGGAGGAATTGAGAATGTGTTCCACTTTCATGTACTTTTCTTCCTCATTTATTGTCCTCAGGCACTCCAAATTAAGGGCTTGTTCATACTGTCATTGTCTCCAGACCAGAAAAATATGCAAACAAACAGATGCAAGTGGGAGTGGTGGGCTCAACATTTGCCCACTGAAGTTTTGTAAATTTGCTGTCATTTACACACAGAAGAAACGCATCAATACCACACAAtgctttttgtcttctttttctctcctaCGTTAATCATCCTTGATGATTAAGTACAGGCTAATATTAACTCGCCTCTTTTTGACCAATTAGATGCCGTAAACGTGCTGGCTTTATGGACCTTCATGATTGCTACTTGTGAATGATAATGTCTTCATGATCTTCTTTATAATTAGGGTTTAACTTTCTTGGCTGAGATTACcgggggagggagggagggaggtggGCCTCGCCGGGCCGGGCCAGTAAACACCTTGCTCGTGTCATCTCATGTAGAAAAAACATAGGTGGCTATCTCGAAATGCTACATGCAGAATTGATTGGTGTGGAAACCCCCACGTGGAAATTGAAGAACCTTCTCTGCGAGAACCACACGTCCGCCCATCATATTATCGAAGGGCAACAGCCATACAGCCGTACAGCCCTGcagaatcaaatttcaaaaggGATACGTTTACGTTCAGTGATTGAGATGTTTTTCAAGCTACTTGAGTGTCGGGACTCGTCTGGCACCcgcatgaattttaaaaatatttttatatatatatttttaagttgtttttaatatattaatataaaaaatattttttaaaaaataaaaaatatttttaatataattacaagAGAGATCCATGGgagagaaagaaattaagaaaaaaaagagacagaAATCAATCCATGAATGGATGGTAGgggaagaagaggaaaaggaaaaaaaaaaa
This region of Populus alba chromosome 3, ASM523922v2, whole genome shotgun sequence genomic DNA includes:
- the LOC118034384 gene encoding cyclin-dependent kinase E-1, producing MGDGNNRSSSNNEKPEWLQQYNLIGKIGEGTYGLVFLAKTKSPANRGKSIAIKKFKQSKDGDGVSPTAIREIMLLREITHENVVKLVNVHINHTDMSLYLAFDYAEHDLYEIIRHHRDKGNNLINQYTVKSLLWQLLNGLNYLHSNWIIHRDLKPSNILVMGEGEEHGVVKIADFGLARIYQAPLKTLFDNGVVVTIWYRAPELLLGAKHYTSAIDMWAVGCIFAELLTLKPLFQGAEAKSTSNPFQLDQLDKIFKVLGHPTLEKWPTLASLPHWQNDVHRIQEHKYENTGLHSVVPLSPKGAPFDLLSKMLEYDPQKRITAAQALEHDYFRSEPLPGRNALVPSQPGEKVINYPTRPVDTNTDFEGTTSLQPPQPVSSGNTVSGGIPGAHGVNNRSAPRPMPVGLQRMQAQGMAAYNLASQAGMGGGMNPGNIPMPRGVAQPHQQHQLRRKDPPGTGTGYPPQQKSRR